In Spirosoma aureum, a single genomic region encodes these proteins:
- a CDS encoding sensor histidine kinase, giving the protein MPIKRCYLFALLAFLLISSLRAAPVVVLDPTQSYDLFNASTLLETKAGSLSVKALLQNPDRYRFVPTQHELIKPYYRQFEYWFRFELTNQTTSDLFLHFVYAGTEYITVYEVADGKLLETYQLGTLQPQRTYTFLKSNEVCPTSVRQGQTHVFYVQMRGVFTTALPIYAQATGTLLQTLHRDDLFYGLYYGFILIIIIYSLLLYARLRENDTLLYSIWVIFMGLQLALFRGHTNEFFWPSNPAIERYATVLAGLTGLVHIPFTLAFLRLRQRAPLFYKLGIGILILYAIGIILNLIGVSASVGESRRLDFVPQIALLEGIFSVTAGIIIFRRGFRPALFYVIGNLVFFASIFLFLNYANGALPYSFWTYNSLHLGSGIEIILFTLALTNKVNLLKQQQEAAVQEQLRLTEANRQLVAQQNTILEEKVSRRTAELHSQKEELQKTLTTLQATQTQLIQQAKLASLGEVTAGIAHEILNPLNFVNNFAKMSVELADELKEGVEMSDYPLVTDLTGDIRKNLQSIAQNGQRAADIVGNMLEHARTGTSGPRQPTDLNALADRYIHLSYHALLAKDKSGSMAQLNAQLITELDPDVGMIDLVPQDMGRVLQNLFNNAFYEVAQKARKQPADYQPTVCVRTERMANEVKLTVYDNGAGIPQSIRPKIFQPFFTTKPTGQGIGLGLSLSYDIITNGNGGHIDVHTEEGKFTEFHVYLPLSPSGS; this is encoded by the coding sequence ATGCCCATAAAACGCTGTTATCTCTTCGCCTTGTTGGCCTTCCTGCTGATTAGTTCGCTTCGGGCAGCACCGGTTGTTGTTCTGGACCCAACTCAATCCTATGATCTCTTCAATGCCAGTACACTGCTGGAGACGAAAGCGGGGAGTTTATCGGTGAAGGCTTTGCTGCAAAACCCGGACCGGTATCGATTTGTACCTACCCAGCACGAGCTAATCAAACCCTACTATCGCCAGTTTGAATACTGGTTTCGGTTCGAGCTGACAAACCAAACCACATCGGACCTGTTTCTGCACTTCGTTTACGCTGGAACCGAATACATCACCGTTTATGAAGTGGCTGATGGGAAGCTGCTGGAAACCTATCAACTCGGTACGCTCCAACCCCAACGGACGTACACGTTTCTGAAAAGTAATGAAGTGTGTCCTACGTCGGTTCGCCAGGGTCAAACGCACGTCTTCTATGTGCAGATGCGCGGGGTATTCACCACGGCGCTGCCCATCTACGCCCAGGCAACGGGGACGCTATTGCAAACGTTGCACCGGGACGATCTGTTTTACGGCCTCTATTACGGATTCATACTGATTATCATTATTTACAGCCTGCTTTTATACGCTCGGCTTCGGGAAAACGATACGCTCCTGTATAGTATCTGGGTCATTTTTATGGGGCTGCAACTGGCTCTTTTCCGTGGCCATACTAACGAGTTTTTCTGGCCGTCGAACCCCGCTATCGAGCGCTACGCTACGGTCCTGGCCGGACTTACGGGGCTGGTGCATATCCCGTTCACACTGGCCTTTCTGCGTCTGCGCCAGAGAGCTCCGCTATTCTACAAACTGGGTATCGGCATACTGATTCTCTATGCTATCGGGATCATTCTCAACCTGATCGGCGTCAGTGCGTCAGTGGGCGAAAGTCGTCGGTTGGACTTTGTTCCCCAAATTGCCTTGCTGGAAGGCATTTTCAGTGTAACGGCGGGGATTATTATCTTCCGTCGGGGATTTCGGCCAGCCCTGTTCTACGTCATTGGTAACCTGGTCTTTTTTGCGTCTATTTTCCTTTTTCTGAACTACGCCAACGGTGCATTACCGTACTCGTTCTGGACCTACAATAGCCTGCATCTGGGATCGGGCATTGAGATTATTCTGTTTACCCTCGCCCTGACCAACAAGGTAAACCTGCTTAAACAACAGCAGGAAGCTGCCGTGCAGGAACAGCTTCGACTAACCGAAGCTAACCGGCAGTTAGTGGCCCAGCAGAATACTATACTGGAAGAAAAAGTAAGCCGACGCACGGCGGAACTGCACAGTCAAAAGGAAGAATTACAGAAAACATTAACTACGCTCCAGGCAACCCAGACGCAATTGATTCAGCAGGCAAAACTAGCGTCGCTGGGCGAAGTGACGGCGGGTATTGCCCACGAAATCCTGAATCCGCTCAACTTCGTCAATAATTTCGCCAAAATGTCGGTCGAGCTGGCCGATGAGTTAAAAGAAGGTGTAGAGATGAGCGACTATCCGTTGGTGACCGATCTGACGGGTGATATCCGAAAAAATTTACAGTCTATCGCACAGAACGGACAGCGGGCAGCAGACATCGTTGGAAATATGCTCGAACACGCCCGCACTGGCACCTCGGGCCCACGCCAACCTACTGACCTTAACGCTTTGGCCGACAGGTACATCCATTTGAGCTACCACGCCCTGCTGGCCAAAGACAAGTCGGGCTCGATGGCTCAACTTAACGCCCAGCTAATTACCGAACTAGACCCTGATGTGGGCATGATTGACCTGGTGCCGCAGGATATGGGGCGGGTGTTGCAGAATTTGTTCAACAACGCTTTTTACGAAGTGGCTCAGAAAGCCCGGAAGCAACCGGCCGATTATCAACCAACCGTTTGCGTTCGGACGGAACGGATGGCAAACGAAGTTAAGCTCACCGTATATGACAATGGTGCAGGCATTCCGCAGTCGATCCGTCCCAAGATTTTTCAGCCATTTTTCACGACTAAACCCACCGGACAGGGTATTGGGCTTGGCTTATCGCTCAGCTACGACATCATTACCAACGGTAACGGCGGTCATATAGACGTTCACACAGAAGAAGGCAAATTCACGGAATTTCACGTTTATCTGCCGCTTAGTCCCTCCGGATCATGA
- a CDS encoding carboxypeptidase-like regulatory domain-containing protein, translating into MKTLLFCFANDRDRPLPELRREDDTIDRLLDPLSSQQHFQKIRDSFATTDSVASKIITYQDSLCLFHYSGHAGASVLHLEDSSARAVGVAQLLARCPQLRLIFLNGCSTLEHIQLLREQNSKAAIIATSTPVEDTVATQFSITFYRALISGTTLAEALERARLELQVKDATVIETIRGGIVTELEEVSRNQWYFSTPDEVTTQWKLPAGEELRSAERRTRYDRNIRLALILGSIAIVGGSYQYFRTHQSFDYTVYLRPGQGQAPVAGKVKLRLLLGNTPREETADANGRVVIAGIPSQFQEKPVRIELLNSPDQAFSNGTSIDTLLLAETEATLSLIPHQDLCCIRGTVYDNNGQPVPKATVWAENFPPQQTDSVGRFVLPLPVQYQQETSIRVTARKNQQQASVHATPREETSVSLPL; encoded by the coding sequence ATGAAAACCCTTCTTTTCTGCTTTGCCAACGACCGGGACCGTCCGCTGCCAGAATTACGGCGCGAGGACGATACTATTGACCGATTGCTGGACCCGTTAAGCAGCCAACAGCATTTTCAAAAGATTCGGGATTCATTCGCTACAACCGACTCCGTTGCCAGCAAAATCATTACGTATCAGGACTCCTTGTGTCTGTTTCATTACAGTGGACACGCAGGTGCTTCCGTGCTCCATCTGGAAGATTCATCGGCCAGAGCCGTGGGGGTTGCGCAGTTGCTGGCACGTTGCCCGCAGCTCCGGTTAATCTTCTTAAATGGCTGTTCTACGCTGGAACACATCCAGCTGCTTCGGGAGCAAAACAGCAAAGCGGCTATTATTGCCACCAGCACCCCGGTTGAGGATACGGTGGCGACCCAGTTCTCGATTACGTTTTACCGCGCCCTGATCAGTGGCACGACCCTGGCGGAAGCACTGGAACGGGCACGTCTGGAACTCCAGGTCAAAGACGCAACCGTGATCGAAACCATCCGGGGCGGCATTGTTACCGAACTGGAAGAGGTGAGTCGAAATCAATGGTACTTCTCGACACCCGATGAAGTAACTACGCAATGGAAGCTGCCCGCCGGGGAGGAGCTACGCAGTGCCGAACGCCGGACCCGCTACGACCGCAACATCCGCCTGGCCCTGATTCTGGGCAGTATAGCGATTGTTGGCGGGAGTTATCAGTATTTTCGCACGCATCAGAGTTTCGACTACACGGTTTACCTACGCCCTGGGCAAGGACAGGCTCCGGTTGCGGGTAAAGTCAAACTACGGCTGCTTCTGGGAAATACGCCCCGTGAGGAAACAGCCGACGCAAACGGCCGGGTAGTGATTGCGGGGATACCATCTCAGTTTCAGGAAAAACCCGTTCGCATCGAACTGCTCAATAGCCCGGATCAGGCGTTTAGCAACGGTACATCCATCGATACGCTCCTATTGGCCGAAACCGAAGCCACATTGTCGTTAATTCCGCACCAGGATTTATGCTGCATTCGTGGCACGGTCTACGATAATAACGGCCAGCCCGTTCCAAAAGCCACCGTTTGGGCGGAGAACTTTCCGCCCCAGCAAACTGACAGCGTAGGGCGTTTTGTGCTCCCGCTGCCAGTACAGTACCAACAGGAAACCAGCATCCGCGTGACGGCCCGTAAAAACCAGCAGCAAGCTTCCGTACACGCAACTCCCCGCGAAGAAACGTCGGTATCACTTCCTCTATAG
- a CDS encoding tetratricopeptide repeat protein, with protein MKTVIALIVLVSLPLLMQAQAPCLQEYKGEITLYTNKGRLPQIPIVIDGNQGPLSDANGIFRYRLNKCPGMTVRIKLGGSNWDIVNHSEIYSYTIRQLADPSDFQFKLIVAQVQDIEKARRQYYATIAGVALDKGLTSMKGDIKKLTDLVVDQQRLIANGAKKPDGQPQPSTGALEQRLQQQQKEYQRVLDSLVKAPAMLTSRINELQKLLEKQRGADKQLIDSLDRGGANQKSKIAELEKILDRQRQENQQLLTKLMQQQDSARQNDKSGELRKLVEQQKQENQRLLDSLGKKELAWQKSRQNELASTEKNKTIEQLRDSLSRMQNRYEQALSERDKQLSEAQAMAAVFAKQTAIDSSYQKAFLQYKEGQFAKALSALDDDDIRIKQSMKKSAQVGTGAPPNGASSSVNEQTNQGSVEDRAAYIGKCLLKANIYRSQYDMEQAAHWYEEAIQADPTQVENILTYANFLQQLNRPLEPGRWYQKALDLNPPASLKADIYVELGYYHMANNRFEEAEAALQQAKTLRQQLARTNPEQSESGLAHVLDGLGTLYSKKRQFDEAEKAFVQAKNIREKLVEKYADEFEADLAFSLNNLGTFYYINKRLGDAGKTYLRAKTIQDRLVRRNADQYEPDLASTLNNLGTLNSDLERIPDAETAYKQSKAIREKLAQKNPDLYEPSLAQVLNDLGDLYTLTKRYPEAEASYQQAKTIREKLAQKNPDQFEGDLAQTLTDIGNFYRDTKRYPEAEATYTRAKTIQQKLAGKFPELFEPTLAMTLGDMGFYYTEMKRYPEAEALYQEAKTIQEKLAKKKPIDFEPDLVYTLMDMGNLYFDTERPREAKGAFVRTKDILERLAATDGGQATSLQIQVLHRLALLSDAQERSSYFLEADSLQQKVVELVEKQFGDADSALMARELSNWSYHSLFSRKFAKAQSLAEKSLSFDDHEAWVNANLAMAYLMQGKLDDAKSLYTYLKNKPHRSGRYKKTFLADLDELEAAGLTHPDMAIIRKLLNQ; from the coding sequence ATGAAAACGGTAATTGCACTAATCGTTTTAGTGAGTCTGCCGCTGCTAATGCAGGCGCAGGCTCCTTGTTTACAGGAATATAAGGGCGAAATAACCCTTTACACCAACAAAGGCCGATTACCTCAGATACCGATTGTGATTGACGGCAATCAGGGCCCCCTGAGCGATGCCAATGGTATCTTTCGGTATCGCCTGAATAAGTGTCCGGGCATGACAGTTCGCATCAAGTTAGGCGGCAGCAATTGGGATATCGTTAACCACAGTGAAATCTATTCCTATACGATCCGCCAGCTGGCCGACCCCTCTGATTTCCAGTTTAAGCTGATTGTGGCGCAAGTCCAGGACATTGAAAAAGCAAGACGGCAGTACTACGCTACTATTGCCGGCGTGGCGTTGGATAAAGGCCTGACGTCGATGAAAGGAGACATCAAGAAACTAACCGATCTGGTAGTTGATCAACAGCGGCTCATCGCAAATGGAGCGAAAAAACCTGACGGACAACCGCAACCATCAACCGGAGCTCTGGAGCAACGGCTGCAGCAGCAACAAAAAGAATATCAACGCGTACTGGATAGTCTGGTTAAAGCGCCTGCGATGCTCACCAGTCGCATCAATGAGTTGCAGAAATTACTCGAAAAGCAACGGGGGGCCGACAAACAACTGATCGACAGTCTGGATCGTGGAGGAGCCAACCAGAAAAGTAAAATTGCCGAATTGGAAAAAATCCTGGACCGACAGCGACAGGAAAATCAGCAGTTGTTGACGAAACTAATGCAGCAACAGGATTCGGCCCGACAGAACGATAAGTCCGGAGAGTTACGAAAACTTGTTGAACAGCAAAAACAGGAGAACCAGCGGCTGCTCGACAGTCTGGGCAAAAAGGAATTGGCCTGGCAAAAGAGTCGGCAGAACGAGCTGGCCAGTACCGAAAAAAATAAGACAATCGAGCAACTGCGCGATAGCCTGTCCCGGATGCAAAACCGCTATGAGCAGGCCCTGAGCGAACGGGATAAACAGCTGAGCGAAGCCCAGGCAATGGCGGCCGTTTTTGCGAAGCAAACCGCAATCGACAGTAGTTATCAGAAAGCGTTCCTGCAATACAAAGAAGGCCAGTTTGCGAAAGCGTTATCGGCGCTGGACGATGACGATATACGCATCAAACAATCCATGAAAAAGAGCGCCCAGGTGGGCACTGGCGCACCTCCGAATGGTGCATCTTCCAGTGTAAATGAGCAAACAAATCAAGGATCGGTGGAGGATCGGGCAGCCTACATCGGTAAGTGTTTGCTAAAAGCCAACATTTACCGTAGCCAGTACGACATGGAACAGGCGGCTCATTGGTATGAGGAAGCCATCCAGGCCGATCCGACGCAGGTGGAAAACATACTTACCTACGCCAACTTTTTACAGCAACTGAACCGGCCTCTTGAACCAGGGCGTTGGTATCAGAAAGCCTTAGACCTCAATCCACCCGCTTCGCTTAAGGCCGACATCTACGTCGAGTTAGGCTATTATCACATGGCCAACAATCGGTTCGAGGAAGCCGAAGCCGCGCTTCAGCAAGCCAAAACCCTAAGGCAACAACTGGCCCGGACCAATCCTGAGCAGAGTGAGTCGGGTCTGGCCCACGTACTGGACGGATTAGGGACACTTTACTCGAAAAAAAGACAATTCGATGAGGCTGAAAAAGCGTTTGTTCAGGCCAAGAACATCCGCGAGAAACTGGTTGAAAAGTACGCCGATGAGTTTGAGGCCGATCTGGCGTTTTCACTCAATAACCTGGGCACGTTTTATTACATCAACAAACGGTTAGGCGACGCCGGAAAGACGTACCTCCGCGCCAAAACGATTCAGGACCGGCTTGTTCGCCGGAATGCGGATCAATACGAACCGGATCTGGCATCTACCCTGAATAATCTGGGTACGCTCAATTCTGACCTGGAGCGGATACCCGACGCAGAAACGGCGTATAAACAGTCCAAAGCCATTCGGGAGAAGCTCGCTCAGAAAAATCCTGACCTATATGAACCGAGTCTGGCGCAGGTGCTCAATGATTTAGGCGATCTGTATACCCTGACGAAGCGGTATCCTGAAGCAGAAGCCTCGTATCAACAGGCCAAAACCATTCGGGAAAAACTCGCCCAGAAAAACCCCGACCAGTTTGAGGGCGATCTGGCACAAACTCTGACTGACATCGGTAATTTTTACCGGGATACCAAACGCTATCCCGAAGCCGAAGCAACGTATACGCGTGCCAAAACAATACAGCAGAAACTCGCCGGTAAGTTTCCCGAGCTGTTTGAACCGACCCTGGCGATGACGCTGGGCGATATGGGCTTTTACTACACCGAAATGAAGCGCTACCCCGAAGCCGAAGCCTTGTATCAAGAGGCCAAAACCATTCAGGAAAAGCTTGCTAAAAAGAAGCCAATCGACTTTGAACCCGACCTGGTGTATACACTGATGGATATGGGGAATCTCTACTTCGACACAGAACGGCCCAGAGAAGCCAAAGGTGCGTTTGTACGGACCAAAGACATCCTGGAGCGACTTGCGGCAACGGATGGTGGACAGGCAACCTCGCTCCAGATTCAGGTCCTGCATCGACTGGCGCTCCTAAGCGATGCGCAGGAGCGTAGCAGCTATTTTCTGGAAGCCGATTCCTTACAGCAAAAAGTGGTTGAACTGGTCGAAAAACAATTCGGTGATGCAGACTCAGCGCTGATGGCCCGTGAATTGAGCAACTGGTCGTATCACTCGCTTTTCAGCAGAAAGTTTGCCAAAGCGCAATCATTAGCGGAGAAGTCGCTTTCCTTCGATGACCACGAAGCATGGGTTAATGCCAATTTAGCAATGGCCTACCTGATGCAGGGCAAACTTGACGATGCCAAATCGCTCTACACATATCTGAAAAACAAACCCCACCGATCCGGCAGGTACAAAAAGACTTTTTTGGCCGACCTCGATGAATTGGAAGCCGCCGGTTTGACTCATCCAGATATGGCGATAATTCGCAAATTATTAAATCAATAG
- a CDS encoding Gfo/Idh/MocA family protein yields MNYLVTLLLLASLITSGRAQTPLKLAIAGLSHGHVGWIFNRPDKKDVELVGIYEPNQELVDRFIKRYNLDKKLFFSDLTKMLDQTKPEAVSAFGAISDHITIVRACAPRKINVMVEKPLATTFADAKEIQALAQKNTIKVLTNFETSWYASNQYVNELYQAGKLGEIRKVMVNDGHQGPKEINVSNEFFAILTDPAKNGAGALVDFGCYGANLMTWLMKGKRPLSVMAVTHQNKPNIYPNVDDEATIVLQYPTAQCIIQGSWNWTFARKDMEVYGTKGYAVAIDATTVRERLDGKAPEERKKLDPRPAPFTDPFSVLADVVQGRLKLDENDLYELPVNVTVVEILEAAKASAKSGKSVSLK; encoded by the coding sequence ATGAACTATTTAGTAACTCTTTTGCTTCTTGCTTCCCTGATCACATCTGGTCGCGCACAAACACCATTGAAGCTTGCCATTGCTGGTTTAAGTCATGGACATGTAGGCTGGATTTTTAACCGACCAGATAAAAAGGACGTTGAGCTGGTTGGTATTTACGAACCGAATCAGGAACTGGTTGATCGTTTTATTAAACGATATAATCTGGATAAGAAGCTGTTTTTTAGTGATTTAACGAAGATGCTGGATCAGACAAAACCAGAGGCTGTTTCGGCTTTTGGAGCAATCAGTGACCATATCACGATCGTACGTGCCTGTGCTCCCAGAAAAATAAATGTAATGGTGGAAAAACCATTGGCTACTACGTTTGCCGATGCAAAAGAAATTCAAGCCCTTGCTCAGAAGAATACGATTAAAGTCCTGACCAATTTCGAAACGTCCTGGTATGCCAGCAACCAGTATGTTAATGAATTGTATCAGGCCGGAAAATTAGGGGAGATTAGAAAAGTTATGGTCAATGACGGGCATCAGGGGCCTAAAGAAATTAACGTCAGCAACGAGTTTTTTGCCATTTTAACTGATCCTGCCAAAAACGGAGCGGGTGCTTTGGTCGATTTTGGCTGTTATGGCGCTAACCTGATGACCTGGTTGATGAAAGGCAAACGCCCGCTTTCCGTAATGGCCGTTACGCATCAAAATAAACCAAATATCTATCCGAACGTCGACGATGAAGCTACCATCGTTTTGCAGTACCCGACTGCCCAATGTATTATTCAGGGCTCCTGGAACTGGACATTTGCCCGCAAGGACATGGAAGTGTACGGAACAAAGGGATACGCTGTGGCTATTGATGCAACAACCGTCAGGGAACGGTTAGACGGTAAAGCCCCGGAAGAACGAAAAAAACTTGATCCCCGGCCAGCCCCTTTTACCGATCCTTTTTCGGTATTGGCAGACGTAGTGCAAGGCCGCCTGAAACTGGATGAAAACGATTTATATGAATTACCGGTCAACGTAACAGTTGTTGAAATTCTGGAAGCGGCCAAAGCCTCCGCAAAATCAGGCAAGTCAGTTTCGTTAAAGTGA
- a CDS encoding acyltransferase family protein has protein sequence MENRKSPLPFTTSLFLDFLRICSAVIVLLVHSEEKLSPSPKIFRGDTGHYAVIIFFVLSGYVISYSTAGKSSALGYAIARLTRLYSVLIPALFLTVLIHFFIFYIDPVLADQYTRRYEVIRYLLSVCFLSQIWGLSSYPTINSPLWSLCYEFWYYLFFGLWIYGGRISAKGKLLAILACLLAGPQIVLLMPVWLMGCYIQRLPKSNLGISLLCVLSIVSVTGAVIAFSNPGMPYSIGYPPFYFSNQFITDWLFGVFIAATIYFFPFQDLHLQKPAWFTQFRLIADLTFSLYILHYPLIILFQSLVSYTSKWWMPIALCIGIVAMIIGYGIEQKRQTWKSFFVSFFDKALPFIRNTRATV, from the coding sequence ATGGAAAATAGGAAATCGCCACTGCCTTTCACCACTAGCCTTTTTCTGGATTTCCTCAGAATTTGCTCAGCTGTTATAGTCCTACTCGTTCATTCAGAAGAAAAGCTTTCTCCTTCACCCAAAATCTTTAGAGGTGATACAGGCCACTATGCCGTTATTATTTTCTTTGTCCTTTCTGGCTATGTTATTTCATACAGCACAGCAGGAAAATCAAGCGCCTTAGGTTATGCAATTGCGCGACTCACCAGGCTATATTCAGTCTTAATCCCAGCCCTATTCCTTACCGTACTGATTCACTTTTTCATTTTTTACATTGATCCTGTTCTGGCTGACCAATACACCAGAAGGTATGAAGTGATTCGGTATCTACTATCGGTTTGTTTCTTATCTCAAATCTGGGGACTTTCATCTTACCCTACCATAAATTCACCGCTTTGGTCTCTATGTTATGAATTTTGGTATTACCTATTTTTTGGTCTCTGGATTTATGGAGGACGTATTAGTGCTAAAGGCAAACTCCTTGCAATCTTGGCGTGCCTACTGGCAGGCCCGCAAATAGTGCTTCTTATGCCCGTATGGTTAATGGGATGTTACATACAACGCCTTCCCAAATCAAATCTAGGAATCAGTTTACTTTGCGTCCTATCAATAGTGTCAGTTACGGGAGCTGTCATTGCCTTTTCAAATCCAGGGATGCCTTATTCAATTGGTTATCCGCCATTTTATTTTTCCAATCAATTCATTACCGATTGGCTATTTGGAGTTTTTATTGCGGCCACCATCTACTTCTTTCCGTTTCAAGACCTGCACCTGCAAAAACCAGCTTGGTTTACCCAATTTAGGCTCATTGCCGATCTAACATTTTCACTCTATATTCTACATTACCCGCTTATTATTTTATTTCAATCTCTGGTAAGCTATACCTCAAAATGGTGGATGCCAATCGCCTTATGCATTGGCATCGTCGCTATGATTATAGGCTATGGAATAGAGCAGAAACGGCAAACCTGGAAATCGTTTTTTGTGTCGTTTTTTGATAAAGCTTTGCCTTTTATAAGAAATACAAGGGCGACGGTATAG
- a CDS encoding UbiA family prenyltransferase, whose translation MTARTIWLHLRVPFSFFLLPMFWFAISQSAAPDLTKSIIVLLVVHLLLYPASNAYNSYFDKDEGSIGGLETPPPVDKDLYWVSWVLDGVALLLGMFVNWPFILYLLVYGFVTKAYSHDRIRLKKYPILSWFLISILQGGLTYVMTYISINNLPLSAITEPKLLFGGLLAMLNLMALYPVTQVYQHEEDARRGDMTISRMMGVRGTFFSAVILYALSLIGFYTYFDGSYVVLLYLAFLFPAVVFFLRWFWLVYRDNSLANYRTTMRMMWISSIGLNSFFLVLIVLTRS comes from the coding sequence ATGACCGCCCGTACTATTTGGCTTCACCTGCGCGTACCCTTCTCGTTTTTCTTATTGCCGATGTTCTGGTTTGCCATTAGTCAATCAGCGGCTCCAGATCTTACTAAATCTATAATTGTGCTTCTGGTTGTGCATTTGCTGCTTTATCCGGCCAGTAATGCTTATAATAGCTATTTTGACAAAGATGAAGGCAGCATTGGCGGCCTGGAAACGCCCCCTCCCGTCGACAAAGATCTGTATTGGGTATCGTGGGTGCTCGATGGGGTCGCGCTTTTGCTGGGAATGTTTGTTAACTGGCCTTTTATACTCTACTTACTTGTTTACGGATTTGTTACAAAAGCATATAGCCACGACCGGATACGACTCAAGAAGTACCCGATTTTGAGCTGGTTCCTGATCAGTATTCTTCAGGGAGGGCTAACGTACGTCATGACCTATATTTCCATCAATAATTTACCGTTATCTGCTATTACGGAACCTAAACTCCTCTTTGGTGGCTTGCTGGCTATGTTAAATCTGATGGCTTTATATCCTGTTACGCAGGTATATCAGCATGAAGAAGATGCGCGCCGGGGCGATATGACCATCAGTCGGATGATGGGAGTTCGGGGAACATTCTTTAGTGCGGTGATACTTTATGCGTTGTCGTTAATTGGCTTCTATACCTATTTTGACGGTAGCTATGTTGTATTACTATATCTGGCGTTTCTGTTTCCGGCTGTTGTTTTCTTTCTGCGCTGGTTTTGGCTGGTATATCGAGACAATAGTCTGGCGAATTATCGGACAACTATGCGGATGATGTGGATTTCGAGCATTGGCTTGAATAGTTTTTTTCTGGTTTTAATTGTATTAACTCGTTCGTAA
- a CDS encoding type III polyketide synthase: MAPRQSQSDGYINAIGTAVPAYYASQQHAAEFMADLLQFDDRDRRRLMTLYRYTRIEKRHTVMADYTRSMGEFTFYPNTPGMEPFPTVSQRMGVYRQEAVPLALKAISDCFSSYPDFDPQTITHLITVSCTGLYAPGPDIEIIEALGLSTNTQRLAINFMGCYGAFNGLKAANAIVRSEPDAKVLVVCIELCTIHFQKKTETDYLLSNALFADGSAAVLVESKPRAQQSFRLRSFYCDLLPEGKDAMAWHISDFGFEMTLTAEVPNHIQRGIGQLMQRLLAQCDLTLGDIGQYALHPGGRRILEVIEEQLGITANDDRYAYNVLRQFGNMSSATVLFVLKAVWEDLISGVARLDTDRPNILSCAFGPGLTLEAMVLEALVNKSSIIPDFATSESSSALVPVL; this comes from the coding sequence ATGGCTCCACGGCAATCTCAATCAGACGGTTATATCAATGCTATCGGTACTGCAGTACCTGCTTACTATGCCTCTCAACAACATGCGGCAGAGTTCATGGCCGATCTCCTTCAGTTCGATGATCGCGATCGCCGTCGATTAATGACTTTGTACCGCTATACCCGCATCGAAAAGCGGCATACGGTTATGGCCGATTATACCCGCTCAATGGGTGAATTTACCTTCTACCCCAACACGCCGGGTATGGAGCCATTTCCGACGGTGAGCCAGCGAATGGGCGTTTATCGACAGGAAGCAGTTCCACTAGCCTTGAAGGCCATTAGCGATTGTTTTAGTAGCTATCCCGACTTCGACCCACAAACCATTACCCATTTGATCACCGTTAGTTGTACGGGGCTGTATGCACCAGGGCCAGACATTGAGATCATTGAAGCGCTTGGCTTATCCACGAACACTCAACGGCTGGCAATCAATTTTATGGGATGCTATGGGGCTTTCAACGGCCTGAAAGCGGCCAATGCTATTGTTCGGTCTGAGCCGGATGCAAAAGTACTGGTCGTTTGTATTGAATTGTGTACTATTCACTTTCAGAAGAAAACAGAAACGGACTATTTACTTTCAAATGCTCTGTTTGCCGATGGGTCGGCTGCCGTGTTGGTCGAAAGTAAACCCCGCGCTCAGCAATCGTTTCGCCTTCGATCGTTCTATTGTGATTTGCTGCCCGAAGGAAAAGACGCTATGGCCTGGCATATTAGCGATTTCGGCTTCGAAATGACCCTTACGGCTGAGGTGCCTAATCACATTCAGCGAGGTATTGGCCAGCTCATGCAACGGCTGCTGGCTCAATGCGATTTGACATTAGGCGATATTGGTCAGTATGCGCTACACCCTGGCGGTCGTCGAATCCTGGAAGTAATCGAAGAACAACTCGGCATTACAGCCAATGATGACCGTTATGCGTATAACGTGTTGCGACAATTTGGGAATATGTCATCGGCAACGGTCTTATTTGTCTTAAAAGCAGTTTGGGAAGACCTTATTTCCGGGGTAGCCAGGCTCGATACTGACCGGCCCAATATTCTGAGTTGCGCATTCGGGCCGGGCCTGACCCTGGAAGCTATGGTTCTCGAAGCCCTTGTCAATAAATCATCTATAATTCCTGATTTCGCTACGTCAGAATCTTCCAGCGCATTAGTCCCAGTTTTGTAA